A DNA window from Arachis hypogaea cultivar Tifrunner chromosome 18, arahy.Tifrunner.gnm2.J5K5, whole genome shotgun sequence contains the following coding sequences:
- the LOC112771213 gene encoding uncharacterized protein: protein MASVHSAIPTRSFLSPVSKSKSKSLAATKLQSFPASRFSGNPIFSGNERRILAAVNSSVEEVDVISVQSGDITDQQEGGAAAASRAEVEGGGSDGELATQVSGFGTGEGLLSLEGFSSASTSSSIGNETEESMEKLMDRTINATIVLAAGTFAITKLLTIDHDYWHGWTLFEILRYAPQHNWSAYEEVLKTNPVFAKMVISGVVYSIGDWIAQCFEGKPIFEFDRARMFRSGLVGFTLHGSLSHYYYQFCEELFPYKEWWVVPAKVAFDQTAWSAVWNSIYYTVVALLRLDSPISIFNELKATFFPMLTAGWKLWPFAHLITYGVIPVEQRLLWVDCVELIWVTILSTYSNEKSEARNSESEVPAEVKSIED from the exons ATGGCTTCGGTTCACAGCGCCATCCCAACCCGCAGTTTCCTCTCACCGGTTTCCAAATCGAAATCGAAATCATTGGCCGCCACCAAGCTGCAGAGCTTCCCGGCGTCGAGATTCTCCGGGAATCCAATTTTCTCGGGAAACGAAAGGAGGATTTTGGCGGCGGTGAATTCGTCGGTGGAGGAAGTAGACGTGATATCGGTGCAGAGCGGCGACATTACGGACCAGCAGGAGGGCGGAGCAGCTGCGGCGAGCAGGGCGGAGGTGGAAGGCGGAGGCAGCGACGGCGAGTTGGCGACTCAGGTGAGTGGATTCGGAACGGGGGAGGGTTTGTTATCGTTGGAAGGGTTTTCTTCTGCTTCGACTTCTTCTTCAATTGGGAATGAGACTGAAGAGAGCATGGAGAAGCTTATGGATAGAACCATCAATGCAACTATTGTTCTCGCCGCCGGAACCTTCGCTATCACCAAGCTCCTCACCATTGATCATGATTACTGGCAT GGATGGACGCTTTTTGAGATACTACGGTATGCACCTCAGCATAATTGGTCTGCTTATGAGGAAGTTCTTAAGACGAATCCAGTTTTTGCAAAGATGGTGATCAGTGGTGTTGTTTATTCCATTGGGGACTGGATTGCACAG TGCTTTGAAGGAAAACCTATTTTTGAGTTTGACCGAGCTAGGATGTTCAGATCAGGGCTTGTTGGGTTTACTCTGCATGGCTCTCTTTCTCATTACTATTATCAGTTTTGTGAG GAGCTATTTCCTTACAAAGAATGGTGGGTGGTTCCTGCCAAAGTTGCATTTGATCAAACAGCGTGGTCTGCAGTTTGGAACAGCATTTATTATACCGTAGTTGCATTATTGCGTCTTGACTCTCCTATCAGCATTTTTAACGAATTGAAGGCAACCTTTTTCCCCATGCTGACT gctgggtggaagctgtggccaTTTGCTCATCTCATCACTTATGGTGTAATTCCAGTTGAGCAAAGACTTCTTTGGGTGGATTGTGTAGAGCTCATTTGGGTGACCATACTTTCAAC TTATTCAAATGAAAAATCAGAAGCAAGGAACTCAGAGTCCGAGGTACCTGCAGAAGTGAAATCAATCGAG GACTAA